The Rubripirellula reticaptiva nucleotide sequence GGTCGTTGCTTTCCATGCACGTGGTCCAGGTTCGACATATGATCGCCGATAACCATGGCGTGCACACGGAGCGGGGCTTGCGGCCTGATTTGAAATGGACAACTTTACTCTCCCCGCCCGGTGACGCCGGACGTTATCCGACTGAAATCCTCTCAACTTAACTCCTTGCGAGACACCACCGAAACAACATGAAGATACTCGCCATACTCGCAGCACTGTTCATGATTTGCATCGTTCTCTGCTGCGGCATTGGAGCATTTCTTGGACCGACGCCAAGCACATCACCATCGACTTCTAGCACCGCGGCAACATCTCCGACCACAACCGCGAGTTCTTCGCCCAACGCTGGAACTGGTTCATCCAGCAACTCGGAAGTTGACCGACTGTTCGCTGCTCAACAAAAAGAATACGAAACACAACATCAAGCATGGAAAAACGCGAACGACGCCCGATCCGATGCTGAGCTTGAATTGGCGAGAATCGAAAAGGAAGTCGCGTTGCTGGCGAAAGAAAAGCCCACACCACCTGCTTTTGAATCGCGAGAGTGGGCAACCGTCGTCGGAAATTACAAGACCGAGGCGGTGCTAGTCGACACGGACAATAGTACTGCAACACTAAGAAAACCCGATGGCAAGCCAGTCACTGTTCCAAAAGATAAGCTAATCGCGGAAAGCCGCATCTATATCGACAAAGCGTTTTCACAGCTATCCGAGTACAAGAAGCAGTTTGCCGATTGGGCGGAACGATCAACCAAGCTGGAAGCAAAAAGGGATGCTGAAGATCAAAGGATTGTCTCCGCAAACAAGCCTGAACCGCAGCCGCCATCGCGCGAAGCCATTGCTGCCGAAGTCGCTGAAATGAACGCAAAGAAGCGTGAAGAGCAGATGGCAGCGAAGGCGGAAGCAGATCGCAGAGCCGCTGCTATCGCAGCGGCGAAAGCGGAAGAAGAGCTGGATGTAAATGGCTTGGTTTTGATGCGAAAGACCGTTTCGGGGTCAACGGGTGACTTTGGCGGTTCCATCACGGGTGTTGTTGTGAATCGTCGAAGCCGCAAGCTGAATTATGCTCAGATCACTTTCAACTTGTACGACGAAAGTGGTGCTCAGGTTGGTTCTGCTATGGCAAATATCAATGGCCTTGAACCGGGCGGCAAATGGAAATTCGATGCAAACAGCTTTGGAAAAGATTTCTCGACGTACAAGTTTAGCGAACTCACGGGGTTCTAGTGACGGCGGATAACCATGCGATGCACCGGAGCCGGGCTTGCGAGCGTGTTTGTCTGCTTGCAAGTCAACACTCCCGGCCCGGTGATCGCGGACGTTCTGTCAACTGGAAATGATTATGGAAGCGGAATCTGACTCACGCATCAAAATATCAGATGCCGTTGGGAAATTCTTACATGACCTTGATGGAATCAAAAGTGCTGAGGAAATAGCGTGTTCTCTTATTCAAGTGTTGGCAAAACAGTCAGGGGACAAATACGAGAAACTGCTCGTCGAGTTCGGAACTGAGACCGACGAGGAATCAGAAGAATCTACAATTCTCGTGCCGGTCGAACGCGACAAGGAATTTCGAGATGCGCAACGTCAACGAAACTTGACCAACAGTGCCATTTATCAAACGCCACGCGCACTGCTGGTCGCCATGGTCAGTTCGTTTGATGCGTATCTCGGGCGTTTGTTGCGGTGCGTCTTCTACCTGCGGCCAGAACGCATTGACTCGTCCGAGCGCACGTTGACTTTTTCGCAGCTCGTTAGCCTTGACTCCATTGATGCCGCACGAGAACACGTCATCTCGAAGGAGATCGAAACGTTCTTGCGTAAGAGTCACGTAGAGCACTTCGACGTACTAGAGAAACTATTAGACATGCCGTTGCGAAAAGGACTTGATTCGTGGCCGCGGTTTGTAGAAGTGACCCAGCGACGAAACTTATTCGTTCACTCCGATGGGGTTGTGTCGGAGCAATACGTCGCTATTTGCCAGGAAAACAAAGTGAACCTTGGCGATACTAAAGTGGGCGATCACCTCTTTCTAGACCATTCGTACTTTCGCGATGCTTTTGAATGCCTCTATGAAATCGGCGTAAAACTTGCACATGTAATTTGGCGAAAGTTATCCCCAGATCAATTAGAAGAATCCGATGCATCTCTAAATCAAGTGTGCTATGAATTGTTGCAGTTTAGGCGTTTCCGACTAGCACACAATATTTTGCATTTCGCGACCGAAGATCTAAAAAAACACAACTCCGCTTTGAATCGGCGAATGCTTATAGTAAATCGAGCAATAGCCGCTAAATTTGGGAAAATTGAATCAGATCCTTCACCGCTTGAACTAGAAGATTGGTCAGACTGTGGACTTCCTTTTCGATTGGCACTCGCCGTTTTGAGTGACCAGTTTGATCTCGCATGTGATATCATGCGCCAACTCGGCACAGAACACGAATTGGTCAATCGTAAAGCTTACGGGAATTGGCCGTTGTTTTTGGAATTTCGTAAGAATGATGGCTTCCTGGAAACCTATCGTGATCTATTTGGTGCTGAATTTAATGTCTCGAAGACGCCCGACCAGCCGGACCAAAACACGGACCAACCGTATGCCGATGGAAGCGACGAAAAGGGCGTTACAGATTCGTGACAGAACCAAGCCGTGAACCGGAGCGGCGAAGTCGAGCGTTTTTGAAATGGAAAATCTTTCGTCGCCGCCCGGTTACGGCAGGCGTTCCCCGACAGAAGTTCATCGGTACATGAAACCACATGACAGATTTTGACCCAATTCAATCGTTGATCGACAACGCGTCAATCTACGACCACAACGTTGAGGTTGCTGCTACCCACGTGCTCAAATACTGGGACGCAATGAACGCCGTCGAGAAACGCTTCGTTGGCGAATCCGATCCCGACCTTCAAGAGGTGATTGCAGCGAAGACCGAGGTGCATGAACAATATTGGATGCCAACCGACGACAACTATTGGAAACCGTGTAGCCACGGTAGCGACGAGGAATTCAGAGTTGCAGACATTGGCGACATCGTCGCGCTGTCAGATTTTCGGTCATCGTTCATCGTGCGGGTTGTCATTCGCAATGACTGTGACCGGATGGGCAAAACCGATATTGTTTACCTGCTACAAACTGAGGATGGAAGCGAGGAAGGCCCAGTACGGATCGCCAACCAATTCAACTGACGTGAAGAGCGGGGAACCATGCGATGCAACGGAGCCGGGCTTGCAAGGTTTCTCGAATGGAAAGTCAACTCTCCCGGCCCGCTGATCGCGGGCGTTATCCGACTGAAATCGCATGAAGAGGACGTGGAAATACGCGGTGCTGCTTGCGTTGCTCGGGATCGCCTTTGTGATCGTTACGCAGGTGACTGGCCGCGACGTGCCGACAACACCGCCCCGTGAATCACGCCGGGTCATGCACCCACTCGGGTTTTCCATCGTGTCCCCTACAAACTGGGACTCGCAAATCCGCGTTAAACCCATCGGGATTGTCGGACCGGGTATCTACATGTCGCCACGAACTATCGGACCTCCACGACGGTACTCAGCGGCGCTAAGTGTTTCGGTATGCGACGATCGAGAGCGACTTCGAGATCAACATGAGATGACTGCGGACACTGTTGCCGGATTCCCCGCATTCTCGCG carries:
- a CDS encoding FxLYD domain-containing protein, encoding MKILAILAALFMICIVLCCGIGAFLGPTPSTSPSTSSTAATSPTTTASSSPNAGTGSSSNSEVDRLFAAQQKEYETQHQAWKNANDARSDAELELARIEKEVALLAKEKPTPPAFESREWATVVGNYKTEAVLVDTDNSTATLRKPDGKPVTVPKDKLIAESRIYIDKAFSQLSEYKKQFADWAERSTKLEAKRDAEDQRIVSANKPEPQPPSREAIAAEVAEMNAKKREEQMAAKAEADRRAAAIAAAKAEEELDVNGLVLMRKTVSGSTGDFGGSITGVVVNRRSRKLNYAQITFNLYDESGAQVGSAMANINGLEPGGKWKFDANSFGKDFSTYKFSELTGF